The window AGATGCTAATACTTACATTTCTAATATAGACATACAGTCAAACCTCTACATAACGAACCTCAGTATAACAAATTCCttgatataacaaatttttttaaatcccctaGAAGTCTCCATAAGAATCAATGCAAATTTCACTTCAACATAACGAATAAAGCATACTCACAACcttgataaaacaaatttttagtaatcctgGAAAAAATAAATCACCCTTGGTACAGTGAACTTTTTGTTGTTAGAACCTCTTGAAGCGAAATTCACCTCTGTATAACAAATTTTCCACGACTACACcttgttataacaaatttaaacaaacgtCACAACGGCAACAAAGGACAACAAACAAACAATCGTGTCTCGACATGAAAGCTTAGTCATAGCCACTTAGGTCAGAATTGGTAGACGAGTTTATTCAGTTGTTGTGGAAAGTTTGGATTGTGCGGTACTTCGGAATTAAGTTACAGTAGTTTAGGGATGATGGACGCCAATAACGAAAAGAAACGGCGCGCTGTAAGCGTAGAGTGTAGACGAAAATTATCAAATGCATTGAAGACAATCCGACGAAATAAAATTGGACATAGCGAAAAAATTTGGCATTCCGCCCAGTATTTTagctacaattttaaaaaagaaatagaagTTCAATGACGGAAGTGTGCTGTGTTCTAAAATCAGAAAGATAAAGTCGTGTGAGCAGAAGGACGTAGAGGAGTGTGTGCTTAAATGGTTGAAGCAGTGCCGatacaaaaatattgcaataagtgGACCTATACTTCAAGGAAAAGCCCAACAGTTTGCTTTTGAACTGGGACATGAGAACTTCCGAGCTAGCAATGGATGGTTGCCAAACTGTAAAAAACTAAATGAACAAGTGTGCGGTGAAAGTGCAAAAGTTGATGATGGTGTTTGTACTGAGTGGAAAGATAAACTCCCCGAGCTAAACGAGGGATATGAACCAGAAAGGCATCGATAAGGCAGATGAAACTGAATcgtttttcaaatgtttacctGACAAAACATTGTCATTTAACGGTGATAAATGCCATGGtggaaaaaatagtaaacattgtttaacAGTTATGCTGGTAGCAAACTGCACAGGGACTGATACATTAAGGCATTTAGTAATTGGAAAAGCGAAAAAAACATGTTGTTTCAAAAACGTGAATGAACTTCCTAGACTACAAGGAGAATACAAAGGGTTGGATGAATCGTGACGCTTTCAGTGCATGGCTTCAAAGTGTTAAAGATATGaataagaaaaagaagaaaattccCATCTTTGTTGATAATTGCACGGCTCAAGGAGACATTCCTAGGCTGAGTAACATTAAGGTCGAGTATCTTCCTCCAAACACAACCTCCAAACTGCAACTGCTTGACCAGAGCATCATCcgaagttttaaagtaaattatagaaaAGAGGTCATACAACAGTTCCTTAGAGACATGGAAAGCCGGTTACCTACAAATATCAATGTCTTTGACGCCATGTGGGTGATCACAAAAGCGTGGAGTAAAGTTACAGAAaccaaaatttgtaattgtttcaaaAAGAGTGGATTCACTGTCACAACTCAGGAGGAAAATTCAGACCAGCCTCCTACACCATAAATTGACACTGCAGAGGGTTGGGAAACAGTCAAAGAAGCATTAGAGCTAGAGAAGGATGCAGAGTTCGAAGACTTTGTTACTTTTGATGACAACGGGCTGTGTTTGGGGAGTTAAAGGATGCTGACATCATTTCTTCTGTGACCTCTGTTCCAGACGAAAATGTGGCTGCCGAAGATGATGAACTAGATTGTGCAATGCCCGACCCAAATTTAAAAGGGGCTCGTGAAGCCATTGgtgttctaaaatgtttttttcttaaaaagatCAGACTACTACGAGTATTACTGACTTTTTCTCTAACAAACAGAGCGAGAACAGCATCAATGAAAtcacatttaaatacaaaatgtgattAGGTCATTTAACCTTTAACAATTCGTAATTTTCAGTTTAGTAATACTGTACAGTACgagtactgtattttattttactgtattttttactatctGTAATATTCATTTTTGACTGTAGGGATGACAGCTACCCGACTGTTTCAACAGTAGATGCTAACAATGCGCTGTGACCTAAATTCAGGTTTTGGTTccataagaatttataaaaatgtacccccaaaaacaaataatggaatataataaaaaaatttctaaaatatgtatgtataaaaaaattgttatgattAGTCCTCCTGAACAAATATAGATATAAACATTAGGCtactactataaaataaaattgaataaattaaatactccATGACTAAACTATCATTAGACGTATTTGAAACTTAGAGGTCACTGAGGTATTACTTTTGTTACAGTAACAGGTCaatatagattaattttatatataacgaATGTTTTGCCAACCTGTCAAATGATGAATCTTTATCATATTTGTTACtatgtcaaataataaaacaaacctcATATGACTGTAATCAGAGCGTTTATAGATTTATTTGATTtatgattttctcgttgtcattgAGATTACCTATAAGACCctatttaaaatttgagtttttatttttatccttaattttgatttgtttcctCCCTAACCGATTTAGTTGTTCTTCAGACCGAGCCAAACCTATTTTTCAAATCTAGGGCCGTTCTATCGAGAGTAATCACACAAACTGACGGTATGAATTTTATAAGTTGTGTACTTATTGTATATAGTGTTCACATTCATACTGAAATAATAGGTAAcagaaata of the Homalodisca vitripennis isolate AUS2020 chromosome X, UT_GWSS_2.1, whole genome shotgun sequence genome contains:
- the LOC124369591 gene encoding tigger transposable element-derived protein 6-like gives rise to the protein MNKKKKKIPIFVDNCTAQGDIPRLSNIKVEYLPPNTTSKLQLLDQSIIRSFKVNYRKEVIQQFLRDMESRLPTNINVFDAMWVITKAWSKVTETKICNCFKKSGFTVTTQEENSDQPPTP